Genomic segment of Candidatus Bathyarchaeota archaeon:
TTCGTCGACGCTATTCGGGAACCTGTTTGTTCCGCTTTTTTCGCAGCTTCTTCATATTCTTTTGCCTTTGCTTTCAGTTCTCTGTGAAGTTTCTGGAGATGTTTTTCAATATTTTGTTTCTTGTAGTTTAATAGAGCATTGTTGATTTTTGAGTCTATGATTTGGTTAGTGGCGTCTTCGATTTCCTTTGTTACAAATTGTGTCTTCTGTTGCGTTTCTAAAAGATGCCTATCAGTCTTTTCAAGCTGTTCATTATAGGTTTCCATCAACGCTTTCAAGTTCTCGCTTTTTTGATTGAGCTGCTGAACCCACGTGTTTTCAAGGTTTTTGTATGTCCTTTTTATCTCTGTCATTCTCGTCATGTAGTCGTTTGGGTTTTGTTGTACGTTGAATGACGTTTCCAACTGCTCGACTATGGCTATGCATTTGCCTATTTTTTCGCAGTTGTTTTCGATTAATTGGCGTGTTTCTTCTAAGGCTTGAGTTCTCAGCGAAACAAAAGCTTCGTTTTTCGCTTTTTCTCTTTCCATTAACAAGCGTTCTTCGAAGAATTTTTGCCACTGTGATTTTGACTGCTCCAGCCTTAATTGCAACTCGTTAAAAGTGGTTTGCAGTTTTGCTGTTTTGCTTTCGATTTGTCGGAGTTCGTTTTCTCCTGTTTTGAGCTGATTTTCCAGTTCATTCATTGCAGCTTCTCTTTTAAGAGCTTCTGCCCATGCAAGTTCTCTTTCAAGGAATCGCCTTTTGATTTGCAGTTGCTTTTTTTGTTGGTAACGGTCATATTGTTCGCGCCAGTAGCCTAGTGTCTGTTCAGCCGATTCGAGGAGTTTGCTGACTGACTCTTCTTCGCTCAGTATGTGGCTCAACTTTTTCCTTGCTTGCAAGACATTTCTACGGTAAGGTTCCAAGCCAACTGCTGCCTCTACCGTTCTAAGTTTTTCTTGGGGCGAGAGAACCGTAAATTGCTCAGTCATATTCTGGTGCATAATAATGAGAAGGTTGTCAGGAGCAACATTGAACTTTGCAAGCATTCTTTCAACTTCTCTTTTTGTTGCAGCTCGGTTATCCAG
This window contains:
- a CDS encoding AAA family ATPase, with translation MRKCVLSTATRRPQHMLIREVILENFMSYEYARTPLKSGVNVICGPNGAGKSSILLGVSIALGQSYTERSRKLSNLIRWGKDQARVTIVLDNSPRKSKRPVKKFDKDQIFLTRMLRRDGKYWFELDNRAATKREVERMLAKFNVAPDNLLIIMHQNMTEQFTVLSPQEKLRTVEAAVGLEPYRRNVLQARKKLSHILSEEESVSKLLESAEQTLGYWREQYDRYQQKKQLQIKRRFLERELAWAEALKREAAMNELENQLKTGENELRQIESKTAKLQTTFNELQLRLEQSKSQWQKFFEERLLMEREKAKNEAFVSLRTQALEETRQLIENNCEKIGKCIAIVEQLETSFNVQQNPNDYMTRMTEIKRTYKNLENTWVQQLNQKSENLKALMETYNEQLEKTDRHLLETQQKTQFVTKEIEDATNQIIDSKINNALLNYKKQNIEKHLQKLHRELKAKAKEYEEAAKKAEQTGSRIASTKTTSQILDEIRLTDGYLAALTDVSEDIERMYESYSKLYLDLKEKARTVAENREKALEEVNSRKEAWQTVMQSLLGHVSLQYQRILSQAQAVGEVHLTNGHDIEAAGLQVLVGFKGAQPVPLDAYTQSGGERSMATMSFLLALQQRVQSPFRAVDEYDVHMDPKNRETITSLLIESVKGLNSQYLIITPSQITFAKQDIHIVTVQNIEGASRVKEAV